CTGTGCATCACGGACAACATCTCACGTCCCTTTTCGGTTCCACGTAAGACACTCATAACCCCCATAACGATGATTAAAATACCCGCAAAAACATTCATACGCCGTTTCCAGATGGGCGTAAGCAAATGGCCAAACATGCCCAAAAGCCACATGGCCGGAACGGTCGCAATGCCAAACACAAACATCATCATGGCCGCTTGAACGGGCTTGCCGGTTGCCGCAGCCTTAGCCAAAACCCCATAAAGCAAGCCACAAGGCAGAAGGCCATTCAACAACCCCAAGCCATAAGCCCCCACCACCGACTTTTGCTGTACAAATTTCCGAAAAGACGTTTTATAAAAAGAGGTTTTGTTAAGTCCGCCCAAGCTGTCCACACTACGTACAACCCCAAAAATCCCTAAGCCAGCCAGAATCATAAAGATACCCGCACCAATGCTAATCCAATCTTGAAGCCCTGAAATATTGGCTGTCACCGCCATGCCCAACATCCCAACGACAAAGCCAAACATCATGTAGGTGAATGTTTTTCCGATGAAATAGGCAGTTTGACGAACCATCTGGTTGCCCACTTCGTTTGGTGCTTGGATCATTAAGACAAAACCGCCACACATGCCCACGCAATGTGCGCTTCCCATCAATCCGGTCAAAAAGACCAACCAAAGTTCACTCATGAATTTTTCTGTTTAACTTGTCCGTCTTCGTCGTCCCAGAGCATTCGCATGGCTGGCGTTTCGGTATCTTCGTATTGGCCTGAACGAATGGCCCACGTGAAGGCATAAACCGCAACCGCTGCCAGAAGAATTGCAATGGGAACCATGACCATCAAAATATTCATAGGATTAGGCTTTATTAAACGTTTTTTGAAGGACAGAAGAACCAATCACGACCAAGGAGCTTAAGGGCATTGCAATGGCTGCGACCAAAGGACTTACGGCGCCAAACATAGCAACAAGTGCCATAACGAGGTTATAGAGCAAAGAGAAGGCGAGGTTCCGCTTCACCACATGTTTCACCTTTCGCGAAGAAACCAAGAGGTTTTGCACAGGTGAAAGCCCTGCAGAAGTCACGAAAACATCCGCTGAAACCATACTTGCGGTGCTACTTCCTTGAACAGCGATGCCCACATCTGCTACACCAAGTGCTGTGGCATCATTCACCCCATCACCCAACATCAACACCTTTTTGTTGTCCTTTTTCAGGGTTTCCACAAAAGACTGCTTCATTTCCGGCGTCTGGTGACCTAGTAAATGAGAGGACGGAATTTCCAACTTCTCGCCCAATTTATGTACCACATCAGGATGATCACCCGATAGGATAAAGACTTGTTTATTTTGGAGTTGCCACGTTTTAATTAGCGCTGGAGCATCTTCACGCATTTGATCGCCTACTTGGGCAACAGCGACCAAAACCCCCTCCGATGCGATGGCAATCGGTGTTGCACCATTTTGGGCATACATGGCCAGTGCGTTTACTAATGCGGCATCGTGGAATTTTGCTTGCTCAAGCACCCAATCTGGTCGCCCAACCACAATTTGTCGGTTTTCAATCTCGCCACAAATGCCATTGGAAAAGACTTCGACCTTTTTAATGGTAGCGCGTAATTGGCGCTTTAAAGCCTCTGTCTCTGGAAATGCGGCTAAAAAGGCTTGTGCAATAGGATGTATGCTTTGCGACTCTAAGACCGCCGCCAACTGCATTGCCCGTACATCTCCCTCCCAAGAGATGAGGTTCATTTTGCCCGCAGTAATCGTTCCGGTTTTATCCAAAACTATAGTATCGGCCTCAAGGACATCATCAAAAATAGCCGTTTGTTTTAGATAAATCCCGGCTCTTGCGGCTCGTCCCGCGCCGATGGCCAATGCCAAAGGTGTAGCCATCCCCAAGGCACACGGACACGTCACCACCAGTAACGCAACCACATGCGACATTGCGGTATCCACGCCTTGTTCCCACCACCAATACCCTGTGATCACTGCCAAAATCAAAACCACAAACACAAACCATCCACCAATCCGATCTACCCATTGTATAACCTCGGCGGGCTTTTCGGCTCCTTCGCGTACCCAAGCCACTAATTTCCCGATCCGTGTGTCTTCGCCCGAAGCCTGAACGGCCACGTGCACCATACCCGTTAGATTGGTAGAACCAGCCTGAACCCGATCTCCAACGGTACAAGAAATCGGCAAACTCTCACCTGTGATTACCGCATTGTTCACTTTGGTTTCGCCTACCGCAATGATGCCATCAATTGGAAAGACCTCTCCAGCATAAACAACCGCTACCTCACCCGGATTTAACAGATCGGAGGAGACCACTTCAAAAGGCTGGTTCCTGTCTCCAACCCATTTCCCTACCACGCGCCGCGCCATAGACGGAACGAGGGTTAACAACTGATCACTGGCATCCATGGCAAGACGTGTACTTTTCAGGTGTAACCATCTTGCGGTGAGCAGTGCTGCTGTAAGAACCGTGATTGAATCGAACCACACATCACCCCTATGCGTAAGGGTTGCCCAAAAGCTGTAAAAATAACCAATTAGGATGCCAAAAGAGATGGGAACATCCATATGAAGCCTGTTTAAGGATCGGATGTACCAAGCCATTCGGAGGGACTGAAGGGCTTTTTGGAAGAAAATTATACCCCCAATACCCAAAGAAAAAGTGGCGAGAATCAGGCTCATCCATCTGCCAGCAATGGTCAATTCCGACTGATTGCTCATGTCTAAGCCCGAATAAAACGCCAATGCCAATAGCATTACATTTCCAGCCAAGGCCCAAGAGATGCCCAAACGTATCAACAAACGTTGTTCGTCTTGGGTACGCTCTTTTAGGTTGGTTTGGCGGGCCGGTTGGAGTTTATAACCAAATGGAGCCAACCACTTTGCCACTTCGGAGAGTTGAATCACCTCGTTGTTCCAAATTAACCGCAATTGGTTACGCACATAGTCCACTCGCGCTTCAACAACGCCCTTCAACATTTTGGGCATTTGCTCGATGAGCCATACACATGCCGTACAATGTAATCCTTCTAAAAACAACAAGGCTTCTCGATTGCCATCAAGTCTTAAAAGGGTATGTTTTTCGACAAACTGCGGAGAATCCAAGCCCACCAAATCCAATTCTTTTTCAGAAATAGCCAAAACCGGTTTATTGGCAAGCCCGTCTGATGCACGGAGTTTGTAATAAGTTGCCTCAAGACCAGAGACATGGAGTGCATCAAAGACTATTTCGCATCCAGCACAGCAGAATACGGCATTTTCTGAAAGGATTGGATACTTCCCGACAGGTAGTCCGCAATGGTCACACGCGGTTTCTGGTGTAACATCTTGCCGCACTAACGGCTGTTCTTCAATAACAGACATGAAAAGGGGGGTAAGTGATTTTTGGGTAGGTATAAATATCGTAATCTTCCTTAACCAAAAATGCGATCCTCTATTGACGAAGTCCGTAAAGAATCACCCTACAAAACCCGTAGGTGAATCACTCACACACATTTCATCATTATGCAAATTTTCGTCTATATTTATTATTTTTTCAAAATGGCGCAGGCGCTGTAAGGACTTTGGGCGGTAGGGCAAAAAAAGCATCCTCAAAGGGCTGTTTTTCAACTGTTCTCGCAACCAGGGTTATTTCATAATCTGTCAAATTGATGACCATTTTCAGGGGCAACGCACCCGATTCTTTTAGGAAAGCAGCCCAGTTGTTATAGGCGTGCTTAGACATGCCTTGTGCGTCTGCCTTAAGTTTTGGGGAAAACCAATACGTTTCCTTTCCGGTTTTGGTGGTAAAGATCAACGTTTCGCAATCATATCCGGCAATTTTCCCGCCGTCTTTTTCGCGCTCCATTTTTTGAATGGGGCTTCCATTTTTTGTGCCATCCATCCAAAGCAACGTGTCCGACTCCGTGGTCTGGAAATAGAGTTTATTTTCCTTCGGCTCGTATAATTGCATGACCACCATTTCCCCATTACTTAGCGTAAGATAACGGCTTCCTTTGACATGAAAAGACTGAACACTGCCCATCACCTTTGTCAAGGCTTCATCACTTAGGCCAGCAATTCGGCTTTTGTATTGGACATCATAGGTAATGACGCCTTCAAAAAATTGGCCGATTGCATTTTCAGGCCAAAAGCCGATCAAGAGGAACACCGTAACCACCACAAATTTAGGGGTTTTAAGCAAACTGGAAGCGACTCGTTTCATAGTGGCATTTTTTTGGAAAAAGATGGCTTAATGAAGTACATTACAATTAAACCCAATATTTTGATGTTATGAAAAACGGAAACGTTGTCCTCGCCGAGAAATCGGCAGTATCAGAACTTTTATTTGGCGATCTTTGGACTTACGCCCCGGCCCCAGAGTCTTCGTCCGTCGCAAAAATCAAGCCACAATACGGCCATTTCATCAATGGCGCATGGGAAGAAGGCCAAGATTTCTTTCCCACCATCAATCCAGCAACGGAAGAGGTCTTGTCCCATTTTCCCTCCGCCGATGAAGCCACCGTTGCGCGGGCAGTAGAAGCCGCCCGATTGGCCTACGAAAAATACTGGAAGGCATTGTCTGGCATTGAGCGTGCCAAATACCTTTACAAAATTGGCCGTGCATTACAAGAACGTGCAAGAGAATTTGCGGTTTTGGAAACAATGGACAATGGAAAACCTATCAAAGAAACACGCGATGTGGACATTCCGCTTTCTTCCGCACATTTTCTGTATTATGCAGGCTGGGCGGACAAGTTAGATTATGCCTTTGCTGGTGCGAAACCCGAACCTCTTGGTGTTGCGGGCCAGATTATCCCTTGGAACTTCCCACTCCTTATGGCAGCTTGGAAGCTCGCACCGGCCTTAGCAACGGGCAATACAGTTGTGCTTAAACCTGCCGAAACAACGCCCTTAACCGCCGCCTTACTCGCCGAGGTTATCCAAGAAGCCGACCTCCCTCCGGGCGTGGTGAACATGATTTTTGGTGCGGGGAAAACAGGAGCGGCCTTGGTGCGACATCCCGACTTAGACAAGGTGGCCTTTACGGGTTCTACCGAAGTTGGACGGTTGATCCAAAAAACCATTGCTGGAACCAAGAAACGATTGACGTTGGAACTCGGCGGAAAAGGAGCCAATATGATCTTTGAAGATGCTCCGATAGATCAAGCGGTGGATGGAATTGTTCAAGGCATTTATTTTAATCAAGGACACGTTTGTTGTGCTGGCTCGCGGTTACTTGTCCAAGAAAGTATTGCAGATGAAGTCATCCATAAACTTAAAATCCGCATCGCTTCGCTCCGATTGGGCGATCCGTTAGACAAGAATACGGACGTTGGTGCGATAAATTCGCGGCCACAGTTGGAAAAAATACAAGAATTGGTGGCGGCTGGCGTAGAAGAAGGCGCGCATCTTTGGGCGGCTCCTTGCGAATTGCCGAATAGAGGCTTCTTTTACAAACCATCCATCTTTACCGAGGTTGCTCAAAGTCACCGCATTGCTCAAGAAGAAATCTTTGGGCCTGTTCTGTCCGTCATTACCTTTAGAACACCTGCCGAGGCCATTGAGAAAGCCAATAATTCGCCTTATGGCTTGGCTGGCGGAATCTGGTCGGACAAGGGAAGCAAACTTTTCAAGCTGGCAGGGGCACTCCGAACAGGCATTGTGTGGGGAAATACCTACAACCACTTTGATCCTGCAAGTCCGTTTGGAGGCTACAAAGAATCTGGATATGGTCGCGAAGGTGGGCTACATGGCCTTCTTCCCTACATCCGACTATAAAACGATCTCACACAAAGAATTAGGGCAGAAATTCCAGATCTTCTGCCCTTTACTGTTTTATACCCGCACATACATTGCATCAAAGGTGCTGTGCCATGTACCTCCTCCATCAAAGGAGTCCTCAAAATATTGACGAACATCGCCATTTGGTTGTTTGACAAAGGATAGACGGGTGATTTTGGTCTTTTTATCCGTTGGGTTCATAATATTCGCTTCAAAGATCATCTGGTTTTCGTCTGATTTTACCTCTACAAATTCCATTGGCCCGCCTTGCGTCCCCACCCATGTTTGTTTCCATTTCCCAAGCGCCGCATCATAAAAATTAATGCTCTTTCCGGTTCCACCGTTTGTTGCTACCCAATTTTCCAACAACGCACATCCACCGGAAATGACCTCGATGGTGTTTTTTCCAACCAATTGCCCACTTACCTTTACCTCCCAAGCGCCAACCCAGAAATCAAACTTCCGATATGCTGCTTCATACATACAAGGCGTTTGCCGCTTTTTGGCTAAAAGAAGCAACTCTTGGAAGGCCGGATCTGCCTTGAGTGACACAAACTCTTCGGCTTGTTCGATTGCGGAAGCCTGCGAAAAACCTGCATTGAGCGCGTCCTCTAAATGGGAAAGTGCCGTTTGAGGATTGGAAAGGGAAGCAAATATCCGAGCTAACTGGAATTGCAACATTGGTGCATTGGGATTCATGCCCAAGCCTTTTTGATAGGCTGCGATCGCTTCTTGCATTTTTTTCTGCATCTGACGGGCATACCCTAAACGATACCAATTCAGGAAAACATCCGGTTTTTCTTGTACTAAACGTTGATACGCCCTTTCCGCATCTTCCCATTTTTGTGCCTGAAAAAATTGGTTGGCAAGCATGGGCGAGGACTGCGCAAAAAGCCATGGCGAAGTCATCGCAAACAAGAACAAGCAAATAACTGAAACTTTCTTCATCATCATTAAAAGGTCAAAATGGAAAAAGGAGGGCGGACATTCCAAAATAAACACCTTGCATCATTACGTGCCAATCTTATTCAACTGAACGGTTATAATGCGCTCCCGAATAGGCATTCTACGAGAAATTTCCCAAAGATGAATAACACTTTGTAACATTTTTTGGAACAAAACGAAACCTAACACATATGTATCAACACACTATCTCAATCACCAAATCTATAAACACATGTTTGGAAAATTAGCAGCAGATGCGCTTGGAATCAGCGATATTGGTTCAGTGATCTCACCCGCAGATTATAACAAAGTGGATTCCGACGATTATGTGATGCACGAAGAAGGTGAACGCATTTTCTTCCTCATCAAGTCCAAAACGGACGAGTATTGTTTTACCAATACCGCTTTTATCCATGTGGATGGCGCTTCTGCCGTCAGTAAGAAACGTAACCTATACCGACGAGAATATGCCCACAACCAAATTCATCATGTCTCGATGGAAACGGCTGGCACCATTGACATGGACGTGGAAATTAAATTCAGCATGGGCGATAAGCACTACTCCATTGACATTCATAAAAAGCACTTGGAAGAAGTTAAGGATCTCTACAAAACCCTTGTACGCATCGGGACAATCCAAAAGGAAAACAATGTGATGCTCGGCTATGCTCAAACCAGCCTAAACCACGCCACAAGTGCCGTTGGACGAGCAACCGCCTCCACCAGCCTTGAGGCCGAATTTAAAGCCATCAATCAGTACTCCTTCGACTGGCTCCGTCAAGCTCACAAGACCTATAATGTGAAAGATT
Above is a genomic segment from Rhodothermia bacterium containing:
- a CDS encoding sulfite exporter TauE/SafE family protein is translated as MSELWLVFLTGLMGSAHCVGMCGGFVLMIQAPNEVGNQMVRQTAYFIGKTFTYMMFGFVVGMLGMAVTANISGLQDWISIGAGIFMILAGLGIFGVVRSVDSLGGLNKTSFYKTSFRKFVQQKSVVGAYGLGLLNGLLPCGLLYGVLAKAAATGKPVQAAMMMFVFGIATVPAMWLLGMFGHLLTPIWKRRMNVFAGILIIVMGVMSVLRGTEKGREMLSVMHSGHDHSQTEGADHTKHNMPGMDHSQH
- the ccoS gene encoding cbb3-type cytochrome oxidase assembly protein CcoS, with the protein product MNILMVMVPIAILLAAVAVYAFTWAIRSGQYEDTETPAMRMLWDDEDGQVKQKNS
- a CDS encoding heavy metal translocating P-type ATPase — encoded protein: MSVIEEQPLVRQDVTPETACDHCGLPVGKYPILSENAVFCCAGCEIVFDALHVSGLEATYYKLRASDGLANKPVLAISEKELDLVGLDSPQFVEKHTLLRLDGNREALLFLEGLHCTACVWLIEQMPKMLKGVVEARVDYVRNQLRLIWNNEVIQLSEVAKWLAPFGYKLQPARQTNLKERTQDEQRLLIRLGISWALAGNVMLLALAFYSGLDMSNQSELTIAGRWMSLILATFSLGIGGIIFFQKALQSLRMAWYIRSLNRLHMDVPISFGILIGYFYSFWATLTHRGDVWFDSITVLTAALLTARWLHLKSTRLAMDASDQLLTLVPSMARRVVGKWVGDRNQPFEVVSSDLLNPGEVAVVYAGEVFPIDGIIAVGETKVNNAVITGESLPISCTVGDRVQAGSTNLTGMVHVAVQASGEDTRIGKLVAWVREGAEKPAEVIQWVDRIGGWFVFVVLILAVITGYWWWEQGVDTAMSHVVALLVVTCPCALGMATPLALAIGAGRAARAGIYLKQTAIFDDVLEADTIVLDKTGTITAGKMNLISWEGDVRAMQLAAVLESQSIHPIAQAFLAAFPETEALKRQLRATIKKVEVFSNGICGEIENRQIVVGRPDWVLEQAKFHDAALVNALAMYAQNGATPIAIASEGVLVAVAQVGDQMREDAPALIKTWQLQNKQVFILSGDHPDVVHKLGEKLEIPSSHLLGHQTPEMKQSFVETLKKDNKKVLMLGDGVNDATALGVADVGIAVQGSSTASMVSADVFVTSAGLSPVQNLLVSSRKVKHVVKRNLAFSLLYNLVMALVAMFGAVSPLVAAIAMPLSSLVVIGSSVLQKTFNKA
- a CDS encoding aldehyde dehydrogenase family protein; translation: MKNGNVVLAEKSAVSELLFGDLWTYAPAPESSSVAKIKPQYGHFINGAWEEGQDFFPTINPATEEVLSHFPSADEATVARAVEAARLAYEKYWKALSGIERAKYLYKIGRALQERAREFAVLETMDNGKPIKETRDVDIPLSSAHFLYYAGWADKLDYAFAGAKPEPLGVAGQIIPWNFPLLMAAWKLAPALATGNTVVLKPAETTPLTAALLAEVIQEADLPPGVVNMIFGAGKTGAALVRHPDLDKVAFTGSTEVGRLIQKTIAGTKKRLTLELGGKGANMIFEDAPIDQAVDGIVQGIYFNQGHVCCAGSRLLVQESIADEVIHKLKIRIASLRLGDPLDKNTDVGAINSRPQLEKIQELVAAGVEEGAHLWAAPCELPNRGFFYKPSIFTEVAQSHRIAQEEIFGPVLSVITFRTPAEAIEKANNSPYGLAGGIWSDKGSKLFKLAGALRTGIVWGNTYNHFDPASPFGGYKESGYGREGGLHGLLPYIRL
- a CDS encoding tetratricopeptide repeat protein, producing the protein MKKVSVICLFLFAMTSPWLFAQSSPMLANQFFQAQKWEDAERAYQRLVQEKPDVFLNWYRLGYARQMQKKMQEAIAAYQKGLGMNPNAPMLQFQLARIFASLSNPQTALSHLEDALNAGFSQASAIEQAEEFVSLKADPAFQELLLLAKKRQTPCMYEAAYRKFDFWVGAWEVKVSGQLVGKNTIEVISGGCALLENWVATNGGTGKSINFYDAALGKWKQTWVGTQGGPMEFVEVKSDENQMIFEANIMNPTDKKTKITRLSFVKQPNGDVRQYFEDSFDGGGTWHSTFDAMYVRV
- a CDS encoding PH domain-containing protein, producing MFGKLAADALGISDIGSVISPADYNKVDSDDYVMHEEGERIFFLIKSKTDEYCFTNTAFIHVDGASAVSKKRNLYRREYAHNQIHHVSMETAGTIDMDVEIKFSMGDKHYSIDIHKKHLEEVKDLYKTLVRIGTIQKENNVMLGYAQTSLNHATSAVGRATASTSLEAEFKAINQYSFDWLRQAHKTYNVKDFSSVFEMFIKN